One genomic window of Luteitalea pratensis includes the following:
- a CDS encoding ABC transporter permease: MTRTGGTVLEGIWRDFAYAWRRHRRHPALALAIGATLALAIGLNASVFVIYEAVALRPWAVPGADHLVNIYTSPPDRPRGSAAIGASLAHVRLLDADATLLDGVAATRELSLQFADGDEAPASPAQMVTGNFFRVLTVDMARGRGFLPEEDVPSSPQAVVVLSHRTWQRRFGGNEGIVGTCVRLDSVPFTVVGVAPPGFGGTSDREASAWVPFASLQLLRPLDKSVGPLLVAPAWCCSSVFGRLRPGVTAGRAAAQLESVSATFARQHGLEAQGIALTDTALLSHPGFWDKASLVFGLLQAAMLIVLLVACGNVGNLLLARAVERQHEIGTRLSLGATRARLVRQLLVESVVPAAAGGALGLAVAQVAPAWLFSQMMDTAPNIQLTPGVASIAFTMVATVGSVFAFGLAPALHATRPDLTSALRNRAWGPRLRLRGVLLAAQVAGCVVMLVCAALMLRGIQAVSGTDPGFRVEGIDLMQFDVPASAYGEAQVGALVQTLRAWQRAGSVNAALTRTPPLANARYSTSVRRQDEPVEADRSTDVHQVDPGYFAVLGMPLVAGRLFPTSGSDEAVLVNETFARRWLGGSGAVGTAIVLGGKNVRGVVGVVRDAHLRRLDAVDPVVFEPLSPTTVPRLLLPSTPGLAGSVVAAVQHLDSRIRVRTTPMQEVVYRHLDEARLASRLAATLGLVALVLAILGVSGVCGYLVRQRTREIGIRVALGATPSHVLSVVLGTVARATSWGLGVGALVAVVIANAAITAVPGVRVDDATAYLGAATALVLGGLAAAYVPARRALGLDPSRALREE; this comes from the coding sequence ATGACCCGAACTGGAGGCACGGTGCTCGAGGGCATCTGGAGAGACTTCGCGTATGCCTGGCGGCGCCACCGCCGGCACCCGGCGCTCGCACTGGCCATCGGCGCGACACTGGCGTTGGCCATTGGCCTCAACGCGAGCGTGTTCGTCATTTACGAAGCGGTCGCCCTGCGTCCGTGGGCAGTGCCGGGCGCGGACCACCTCGTCAACATCTACACCTCACCGCCGGACCGGCCGCGAGGCTCTGCAGCGATTGGCGCGTCGCTTGCGCACGTCCGTTTACTCGACGCCGACGCGACGCTGCTCGACGGCGTGGCCGCCACCCGCGAGCTGTCGCTGCAATTTGCCGACGGCGACGAGGCACCGGCTTCACCCGCGCAAATGGTGACGGGCAATTTCTTCCGCGTGCTGACGGTGGACATGGCGCGCGGCCGCGGCTTCCTCCCCGAGGAGGACGTGCCTTCGTCCCCGCAGGCGGTCGTCGTCCTCAGCCACCGCACGTGGCAGCGTCGGTTCGGTGGCAACGAAGGGATCGTGGGCACCTGTGTACGGCTCGACAGCGTGCCGTTCACGGTTGTCGGCGTCGCGCCGCCGGGCTTCGGGGGAACGAGCGACCGGGAGGCGTCGGCATGGGTGCCCTTCGCCTCCCTGCAGCTGCTGCGCCCGCTCGACAAGTCTGTCGGACCACTGCTCGTCGCGCCGGCCTGGTGCTGCTCGTCGGTATTCGGCCGGCTTCGTCCCGGCGTCACCGCGGGCCGGGCGGCCGCCCAACTCGAGTCCGTCTCCGCAACCTTCGCGCGCCAGCACGGGCTGGAGGCCCAGGGCATCGCGCTCACCGACACCGCATTGCTGTCGCACCCGGGATTCTGGGACAAGGCGTCGCTCGTGTTCGGCCTCCTGCAGGCAGCGATGCTGATCGTGCTGCTGGTGGCCTGTGGCAACGTCGGCAACCTGCTGCTGGCGCGCGCGGTGGAGCGGCAGCACGAGATCGGCACGCGACTGTCTCTCGGGGCCACACGGGCGCGGCTGGTCAGGCAACTGCTCGTCGAGAGCGTCGTGCCAGCGGCGGCCGGTGGTGCCCTCGGGCTGGCGGTGGCGCAGGTGGCCCCTGCGTGGCTCTTCAGCCAGATGATGGACACGGCGCCGAACATCCAGCTGACGCCTGGCGTCGCAAGCATCGCCTTCACCATGGTGGCGACGGTCGGCTCGGTGTTCGCGTTCGGCCTGGCGCCGGCCCTGCACGCGACCCGGCCCGACCTGACATCGGCCCTGCGCAATCGGGCGTGGGGTCCGCGGCTGCGGCTGCGCGGCGTACTCCTGGCCGCACAGGTCGCCGGCTGCGTCGTGATGCTGGTCTGCGCCGCGCTCATGCTCCGCGGCATCCAGGCGGTGAGCGGCACCGATCCCGGCTTCCGTGTCGAGGGCATCGACCTGATGCAGTTCGACGTCCCGGCCAGTGCGTACGGCGAGGCGCAGGTCGGCGCCCTCGTGCAGACGCTGCGCGCCTGGCAGCGGGCGGGGTCGGTGAACGCGGCGCTCACGCGCACGCCGCCGCTCGCCAATGCCCGCTATTCCACGAGCGTACGGCGGCAGGACGAACCTGTGGAGGCCGATCGTTCGACCGACGTCCACCAGGTAGACCCGGGCTACTTTGCCGTCCTCGGCATGCCGCTCGTCGCCGGACGCCTGTTTCCGACCTCCGGGAGCGACGAGGCCGTCCTCGTCAACGAGACGTTCGCACGGCGGTGGCTCGGCGGATCGGGCGCGGTCGGAACAGCGATCGTCCTCGGCGGCAAGAACGTGCGGGGAGTGGTCGGCGTCGTTCGCGACGCGCACTTGCGACGCCTCGACGCCGTGGATCCCGTCGTGTTCGAGCCGCTGTCGCCGACAACCGTGCCTCGGCTTCTCCTGCCGTCGACGCCCGGTCTGGCGGGCTCGGTCGTCGCGGCGGTTCAGCACCTCGACTCGCGCATCCGCGTCCGCACGACCCCGATGCAGGAGGTCGTGTACCGACACCTCGACGAGGCACGGCTCGCGAGCCGCCTCGCCGCGACGCTGGGCCTTGTCGCCCTGGTCCTCGCGATTCTCGGTGTCTCGGGCGTCTGCGGCTATCTCGTCCGGCAGCGGACGCGCGAGATCGGGATCCGCGTAGCGCTTGGAGCCACGCCCTCGCATGTCCTGTCCGTGGTGCTTGGCACCGTCGCACGCGCGACCTCGTGGGGGCTGGGTGTCGGAGCCCTGGTCGCCGTCGTCATCGCCAACGCCGCGATCACGGCAGTCCCCGGCGTGCGGGTCGACGACGCGACGGCGTATCTCGGTGCAGCGACGGCCCTGGTGCTGGGCGGTCTGGCGGCGGCCTACGTGCCGGCTCGTCGGGCGCTCGGTCTCGACCCGTCGCGCGCGCTGAGAGAGGAGTAG
- a CDS encoding SRPBCC domain-containing protein, which translates to MPNSVQFHRVLRATPDRVYRAFLDPEATVKWLPPHGFTGKVHHMDARVGGSYKMSFTNFTSGKSHSFGGEYRELVPPELLRWTDRFDDPNLPGEMTVTVRLKAVSVGTEVHIVQDGIPDVIPAEACVLGWQESLTLLAQLVEAAVPG; encoded by the coding sequence ATGCCGAACAGTGTTCAGTTCCACCGTGTCCTGCGAGCGACGCCCGACCGGGTCTACCGCGCATTCCTCGACCCCGAAGCCACGGTCAAGTGGCTGCCGCCCCACGGCTTCACCGGTAAGGTGCACCACATGGATGCGCGGGTGGGCGGCTCGTACAAGATGTCGTTCACGAACTTCACCTCGGGCAAGAGTCACTCGTTCGGTGGCGAGTACCGAGAGCTGGTGCCTCCCGAACTCCTGCGCTGGACGGATCGGTTCGACGATCCGAACCTGCCGGGCGAAATGACGGTGACGGTGCGGCTGAAGGCGGTCTCTGTCGGAACCGAGGTGCACATCGTTCAGGACGGCATTCCCGACGTCATCCCGGCGGAGGCGTGTGTCCTTGGTTGGCAGGAGTCACTCACGCTGCTGGCGCAGTTGGTGGAGGCCGCGGTTCCGGGCTAG
- a CDS encoding YncE family protein: MPMSAPSFRCAKRLVSLGLTLAFVGVPAARAQVAGLTGTLVVTNKTPSTATIVDVASGRTLATLPTGTTPHEIALSSDGALAVTTDYGGARRTLTVIDVPGLRVARTVDLGEHRAPHGIAFLPGDRVVAVTCEQTRDVVLVDVVGGVVRHAVSTEAGRSHMIGVTADGTRGYTGNMGDHTVSELDLTTHRFVRSFPVPTVPEAINVTPDGKEVWVGSNQTGQVSVLDPATGTVTRAAEGLKWPYRMLFTPDGRQVIVPDPTLNEVHFIDRAARKEIGTLTLPGAPQGVAISPNGRHVFQSLSAEGRVAIIDPAKRTVVGHLAVGETPDGVAYTTRVVAKGARQ; encoded by the coding sequence ATGCCCATGTCCGCCCCGTCGTTCCGTTGTGCGAAGCGCCTCGTGTCCCTGGGCCTCACGCTGGCATTCGTCGGTGTTCCTGCGGCGCGCGCGCAGGTGGCAGGGCTCACGGGGACGCTCGTGGTCACCAACAAGACACCGTCCACCGCGACCATCGTCGACGTCGCATCGGGGCGTACGCTCGCCACGCTGCCGACGGGCACCACGCCTCACGAGATCGCCCTCTCGTCGGACGGCGCGCTCGCGGTGACCACCGATTACGGCGGCGCACGACGCACGCTCACGGTGATCGATGTGCCCGGCCTGCGTGTCGCGCGTACGGTCGATCTCGGCGAGCACCGGGCGCCGCACGGCATCGCTTTCCTGCCAGGCGATCGCGTGGTCGCGGTCACCTGCGAGCAGACTCGTGACGTCGTGCTGGTCGACGTTGTCGGGGGCGTCGTCCGCCACGCGGTCTCAACGGAGGCCGGTCGCTCGCACATGATTGGCGTCACCGCCGACGGCACACGCGGCTACACGGGCAACATGGGCGATCACACCGTGTCGGAGCTCGACCTCACCACGCATCGCTTCGTACGGAGCTTTCCCGTGCCGACGGTGCCCGAGGCGATCAACGTCACGCCTGATGGCAAGGAAGTGTGGGTCGGGAGCAATCAGACCGGGCAGGTCAGCGTGCTCGATCCAGCCACCGGCACGGTCACCAGGGCCGCCGAAGGCTTGAAGTGGCCCTATCGCATGCTCTTCACGCCGGACGGCCGGCAGGTCATCGTCCCCGATCCGACGCTGAACGAAGTGCATTTCATCGACCGGGCGGCTCGCAAGGAGATAGGAACACTCACCCTGCCCGGTGCGCCGCAGGGCGTCGCGATCAGCCCGAACGGGCGTCACGTGTTCCAGTCGCTGAGTGCCGAGGGGCGGGTCGCGATCATCGATCCGGCGAAGCGAACCGTGGTCGGCCATCTCGCGGTTGGCGAGACTCCCGATGGTGTCGCCTACACCACGCGAGTCGTCGCGAAAGGCGCCCGTCAGTAA
- a CDS encoding MBL fold metallo-hydrolase gives MAQIDEIAPDLYRVSIYAPQFDLQFNHFLIKDDEPLLFHTGMRRMFPEVREAIATLIDPADLRWISWSHFEVDECGALNEWLAVAPRAQAVCSQVGAAVNIDDFANRPPRGLTKDEVIDTGRHRYRFVPTPHLPHGWDAGVLFEENSGVLLCSDLFHQIGDVEPVTSTDVLGRWDAAIAAYQQHPVLMDYVPLTPNTRRRLNELADLQPKVLAAMHGSTFVGDGGAALRAAADVLQRRLGAVPAGVDAPVVA, from the coding sequence ATGGCCCAGATCGACGAAATCGCACCGGACTTGTATCGAGTCTCCATCTATGCGCCGCAGTTCGACCTGCAGTTCAATCATTTCCTGATCAAGGATGACGAGCCGCTGCTGTTCCACACCGGCATGCGGCGGATGTTCCCGGAAGTCCGCGAGGCGATCGCCACGCTGATCGACCCGGCCGATCTGCGCTGGATCAGCTGGAGCCACTTCGAGGTGGACGAGTGCGGCGCACTCAACGAATGGCTCGCCGTCGCACCACGCGCGCAGGCGGTCTGCAGCCAGGTGGGCGCGGCCGTCAACATCGACGACTTCGCCAACCGCCCACCGCGCGGCCTCACGAAGGACGAGGTGATCGACACCGGCCGGCATCGGTACCGCTTCGTGCCGACCCCGCACCTGCCGCACGGGTGGGATGCCGGCGTGCTGTTCGAGGAGAACTCGGGCGTCCTCCTGTGCTCCGACCTGTTCCACCAGATCGGCGATGTCGAACCGGTGACGTCCACCGACGTCCTGGGCCGTTGGGATGCCGCCATCGCGGCGTACCAGCAGCATCCGGTGCTGATGGACTACGTGCCGCTGACCCCCAATACGCGACGCCGCCTCAACGAACTCGCCGACCTGCAGCCCAAGGTGCTCGCCGCGATGCATGGGTCGACGTTTGTCGGCGACGGTGGGGCGGCGCTGCGAGCAGCCGCCGACGTGCTGCAGCGGCGCCTGGGCGCCGTGCCGGCCGGTGTTGACGCCCCGGTCGTCGCCTGA
- a CDS encoding zf-HC2 domain-containing protein, with product MTIPGCDRIGLVELTDYAAGELAAADAAAIEEHLFACADCGARAAEFDAVVRAIPPALRSADVGGFVTDDVLNRLAREGVRVRTFALSPGAIVPCAVWADDELMVLRLRGDFGSATEFTLSERAAGTELVRVSGQIVPSADGEVIYTLPAKSIRHLPVVNVEILLTAVDAGKEREVGSYTLVHGGSLHR from the coding sequence ATGACGATTCCGGGATGCGATCGAATCGGACTCGTCGAGCTGACCGACTACGCGGCCGGCGAACTGGCCGCGGCCGACGCTGCGGCGATCGAGGAACACCTCTTCGCGTGCGCCGACTGCGGTGCGCGGGCAGCGGAGTTCGATGCTGTCGTCCGCGCGATTCCACCGGCGCTGCGATCGGCGGACGTCGGCGGATTCGTGACTGACGACGTCCTGAATCGACTGGCGCGCGAGGGCGTACGCGTACGCACCTTCGCGCTCTCACCCGGTGCCATCGTCCCGTGCGCGGTGTGGGCAGACGATGAGCTGATGGTGCTGCGGCTGCGGGGTGACTTCGGAAGCGCCACGGAGTTCACGCTGTCGGAACGCGCAGCCGGCACCGAGCTGGTCCGGGTCAGCGGTCAGATCGTCCCCAGTGCCGACGGCGAGGTCATCTACACCCTGCCGGCCAAGTCGATCCGTCACCTGCCGGTCGTGAACGTGGAGATTCTCCTCACCGCGGTCGACGCCGGCAAGGAGCGTGAGGTCGGTAGCTACACACTCGTCCACGGCGGATCGCTGCACCGGTGA
- a CDS encoding MBL fold metallo-hydrolase — MSRLSWLTVAAALLVCDICDPRSAIAGPVADVASVQAARASQVKVTMLSTMLVGNENAGVGEWGFAAILDVDGRRLLVDTGARAETVLKNAIELNVDLASITDLAITHNHADHTGGLLVLRRELAKRNPQALSRVHVPKGIFYPRPGPDGREGNGLLPLKAQYEATGGVFIEHAGPAVLMPGVTMLGPVPRVHPERNWGAPRGGPAGRVETPDGVVEDTVPEDTSIVVDTADGLVLISGCGHAGIINTMEYARTAVRAAPVVATIGGFHLFAATAETLAWTAGKMKALGLQHLLGAHCTGIEAVYQLRQLVGLTRATAAVAGVGATYTHGVGIDPTALAR; from the coding sequence ATGTCGCGCCTGTCCTGGCTCACTGTGGCCGCTGCCTTGCTCGTGTGCGACATTTGCGACCCGCGATCTGCGATCGCCGGCCCGGTCGCGGATGTCGCTTCGGTGCAAGCGGCACGGGCGTCGCAGGTCAAGGTCACGATGCTCTCGACCATGCTCGTCGGCAACGAGAATGCCGGCGTGGGCGAATGGGGGTTCGCCGCGATCCTCGACGTGGACGGCCGCCGGTTGCTCGTCGACACGGGGGCACGTGCCGAGACGGTGCTGAAGAACGCCATCGAGCTGAACGTGGACCTCGCCTCGATCACGGACCTGGCGATCACGCATAACCACGCCGACCACACCGGCGGACTGCTGGTGCTGCGTCGCGAGTTGGCGAAACGGAACCCGCAGGCCCTGTCGCGCGTGCACGTGCCGAAGGGCATCTTCTACCCGCGGCCAGGCCCCGATGGACGGGAGGGCAATGGCCTGCTTCCACTGAAGGCACAGTACGAGGCCACGGGTGGCGTGTTCATCGAGCATGCCGGCCCCGCGGTGCTGATGCCCGGTGTGACGATGCTCGGTCCCGTGCCTCGGGTGCACCCGGAACGGAACTGGGGCGCTCCTCGAGGAGGGCCTGCTGGTCGTGTGGAGACGCCCGACGGCGTCGTCGAGGACACTGTCCCCGAGGACACCTCGATTGTCGTCGACACCGCGGACGGGCTGGTGCTGATCAGCGGCTGCGGGCACGCCGGCATCATCAACACCATGGAGTACGCGCGCACAGCGGTCAGGGCAGCACCGGTCGTCGCCACGATCGGCGGCTTCCACCTGTTTGCCGCCACGGCCGAGACCCTGGCGTGGACCGCCGGCAAGATGAAGGCGCTGGGTCTTCAGCACCTGCTCGGCGCACACTGCACGGGGATCGAAGCCGTGTACCAGTTGCGGCAACTCGTCGGGCTCACGCGCGCGACCGCCGCCGTGGCCGGCGTGGGTGCGACCTACACGCACGGCGTGGGCATCGACCCGACCGCTTTGGCGCGCTGA
- a CDS encoding cytochrome P450 → MSSRPLPASAFPPGPRGYPILGVLPHLRADPISTFLDAANRYGDIVHMRVGPYRGFLVCDPAGIKHVLQDNPRNYHKSPLYDRLRDNLGNGLLTSEDTSWLRQRRLAQPAFHRQRLVDMADVMVGCTELMVARWDGLASRGETIDLVSEMMALTQAIIVRTMFSTDLGAAAEIVNRTWPIINRRIGETFWSTKLETALPLAANRRFWRALRELDAVVYRIIAERRQARREQADLLSMLLSARDEETGTGMTDRQLRDEVVTMLLAGHETTSLALSWTYYLLSQHPLVEARLVDEVDRVVGDMRLGFAHIDRLSFTRCVIEESLRLYPPAWGFSRRALGDDDVCGYHLPRGFLVFMIPFVVHRRPALWPDPDRFDPDRFTPEQVSARPRFSYLPFGGGPRGCIGNQFAMTEAVLIVAAIAQRYRIELVPGQEIRPEPLITLRPAPSVRAIVSRRHARDERSAG, encoded by the coding sequence GTGAGCAGCCGCCCCCTGCCTGCGTCGGCGTTTCCCCCGGGCCCACGCGGGTACCCGATCCTCGGTGTCCTTCCACATCTCCGCGCGGATCCGATCAGCACGTTTCTCGACGCCGCTAATCGCTACGGAGACATCGTCCACATGAGAGTCGGCCCCTATCGTGGCTTCCTCGTGTGCGATCCGGCCGGGATCAAGCATGTCCTTCAGGACAACCCGCGCAACTACCACAAGAGCCCGCTCTACGATCGCCTCAGGGACAATCTCGGCAACGGACTGCTGACGAGCGAGGACACGTCGTGGCTGCGGCAACGGCGTCTCGCCCAACCCGCGTTCCATCGGCAACGGCTGGTGGACATGGCGGACGTGATGGTCGGCTGCACGGAGCTGATGGTGGCGCGATGGGACGGGCTGGCCTCGCGCGGCGAGACGATCGACCTCGTCTCGGAGATGATGGCGTTGACCCAGGCGATCATCGTCCGGACGATGTTCAGCACCGATCTCGGCGCGGCCGCCGAGATCGTCAACCGCACGTGGCCGATCATCAATCGCCGCATCGGCGAGACGTTCTGGTCGACGAAGCTGGAAACGGCGCTACCGCTTGCCGCGAATCGCCGCTTCTGGCGCGCCTTGCGCGAGCTGGACGCGGTCGTCTATCGAATCATTGCCGAGCGGCGGCAGGCCCGGCGCGAGCAAGCGGACCTGCTTTCCATGCTGCTGTCGGCACGCGACGAGGAGACCGGCACCGGCATGACGGACCGTCAGCTGCGCGACGAGGTCGTGACCATGCTGCTGGCCGGGCACGAGACGACGTCGCTGGCGCTGTCGTGGACGTACTACCTGCTGTCGCAGCATCCACTCGTCGAGGCACGCCTCGTGGACGAAGTGGATCGCGTCGTCGGAGACATGCGGCTCGGGTTCGCGCACATCGATCGCCTGAGCTTCACGCGCTGCGTCATCGAGGAGTCCCTGCGGCTCTATCCGCCTGCATGGGGCTTCTCGCGGCGAGCGCTCGGCGACGACGACGTGTGCGGCTATCACCTCCCGCGCGGCTTCCTCGTGTTCATGATCCCGTTCGTGGTCCATCGCAGGCCGGCTCTGTGGCCGGATCCGGATCGATTCGATCCAGACCGATTCACACCGGAACAGGTGTCGGCGCGACCACGATTCTCCTATCTGCCCTTCGGTGGCGGGCCGCGGGGTTGTATCGGCAACCAGTTCGCGATGACCGAGGCCGTGCTGATCGTCGCGGCCATTGCCCAGCGCTATCGCATCGAGCTCGTACCAGGTCAGGAGATCCGGCCCGAGCCGCTGATCACGCTGCGGCCAGCGCCGAGTGTCCGTGCGATCGTCAGCAGGCGGCACGCGCGTGACGAACGCTCGGCTGGTTGA
- a CDS encoding RNA polymerase sigma factor — MPDTRATLEAVSDEALARRIAGGPQGSTDTEEGELYRRFAPRVRLYGRRHLHNDAAADDLAQDVLLLTIERLRAGEVRRPEEIGSFILGTSRMMAQAERRVAQRREALAARFMDTRVETAPSSSATLDAPRMAACLRALAERDRLVVVLTFYAHHEAPRIAKDLGVSPGAVRVIRHRAMARLRDCVLGGARR; from the coding sequence ATGCCGGACACGCGCGCCACCCTCGAGGCCGTCAGCGACGAAGCGCTCGCGCGCCGAATCGCGGGCGGTCCACAGGGATCGACCGACACCGAGGAGGGCGAACTGTACCGGCGCTTCGCACCGCGCGTGCGGTTGTACGGCCGTCGTCACCTGCACAACGACGCGGCCGCCGACGATCTCGCGCAGGACGTCCTGCTGCTCACGATCGAACGGCTGCGCGCGGGTGAGGTGCGCCGGCCCGAAGAAATCGGGTCGTTCATCCTGGGTACGAGCCGGATGATGGCTCAGGCCGAACGCCGGGTTGCCCAGCGGAGGGAAGCACTGGCAGCGCGATTCATGGATACCCGCGTGGAGACGGCACCGTCGTCCAGTGCCACACTTGACGCACCGCGCATGGCGGCGTGCTTGCGCGCACTCGCCGAGCGGGACCGGCTGGTCGTGGTGCTCACGTTTTACGCGCACCATGAAGCGCCACGGATCGCGAAGGATCTCGGGGTGTCGCCGGGTGCGGTTCGTGTAATCCGGCATCGGGCGATGGCTCGCCTGCGAGATTGCGTGCTGGGAGGCGCGCGACGATGA
- a CDS encoding alpha/beta hydrolase yields the protein MRISLNRRSVTPHSAAMRLALASAVALACPASGQTPPTLVSPEIGVDRAVTFRLWAPSASAVELSGNWMGARPPAPLAKGADGVWTVTIPPLEPNIYSYGFIVEGIRTADPSCRCTFASAGRFVDSVLRIPGDTPRAWEAQNSPAGTLHHERFRSARQQRTRQFVVYTPPGYEPAGTRRYPVLVLLPGTPGDENDWTSGGGFAEVMFDNLIARGEMVPMFVVMHASDALDRPGGRRSDQNLQEFEVILVDEVLPLLRARYRVDPQPESWAIAGLSLGGEFGMHVGLKHPEIFRSIGSLSGSLVQNSFDSRFVPWFTTPEARRGAYSLIWLGCGSEDVFLDGTKAFAARLEAAGIKHVFRQLNGPHSLAVARLELAELLPLLFKPPAAPRR from the coding sequence ATGCGCATCTCGCTCAACCGACGATCGGTGACGCCACATTCGGCCGCGATGCGGCTCGCGCTCGCGTCGGCCGTCGCCCTCGCGTGCCCCGCCAGCGGCCAGACGCCACCGACACTGGTCTCCCCCGAGATCGGCGTCGATCGCGCGGTCACGTTCAGGCTCTGGGCGCCCAGTGCCTCGGCGGTGGAGCTCTCGGGGAACTGGATGGGAGCGCGGCCGCCGGCACCGCTGGCAAAAGGGGCGGACGGCGTCTGGACGGTGACCATCCCGCCTCTCGAGCCCAACATTTATTCCTACGGCTTCATCGTCGAGGGCATTCGTACCGCCGACCCGTCGTGTCGCTGCACGTTCGCGTCGGCCGGCCGGTTCGTCGACAGCGTGCTGCGCATTCCTGGCGACACGCCCCGCGCGTGGGAGGCGCAGAACAGTCCGGCGGGAACGCTGCACCACGAGCGTTTTCGCTCGGCCCGCCAGCAGCGCACGCGCCAGTTCGTAGTGTACACGCCGCCAGGCTACGAGCCGGCGGGAACGCGTCGTTATCCGGTGCTGGTGCTGCTGCCCGGGACACCAGGCGACGAGAACGACTGGACGAGCGGCGGAGGATTCGCCGAGGTCATGTTCGACAACCTGATCGCGCGCGGCGAGATGGTGCCGATGTTCGTCGTCATGCATGCGTCCGACGCGCTGGACCGCCCCGGCGGACGCCGATCCGACCAGAACCTCCAGGAGTTCGAGGTGATTCTCGTCGACGAAGTCCTCCCGTTGCTCCGGGCACGCTATCGCGTCGACCCACAACCGGAATCCTGGGCGATTGCCGGCCTGTCGCTTGGTGGAGAGTTCGGCATGCACGTGGGCCTCAAGCACCCCGAGATCTTCCGAAGCATCGGGTCGCTCAGCGGCTCGCTGGTCCAGAACTCGTTCGACTCACGCTTCGTACCGTGGTTCACGACACCTGAAGCTCGCCGTGGTGCTTACAGCCTGATCTGGCTGGGTTGCGGGTCGGAGGACGTGTTCCTCGACGGCACGAAGGCCTTCGCCGCACGGCTGGAGGCCGCAGGCATCAAGCATGTGTTCCGGCAGTTGAACGGCCCGCACAGCCTGGCGGTCGCGCGGCTGGAGCTCGCCGAACTGCTGCCGCTGCTGTTCAAGCCACCCGCGGCGCCGCGGCGCTAG
- the greB gene encoding transcription elongation factor GreB produces the protein MTDDVKNYISPAGYRQLQEELARLWKVERPPVVTTVAWAAGNGDRSENGDYIYGKKRLREIDRRIRYLSKSLDRAVVVDNSGKAHDRVHFGATVTFEYEETGEQREVTIVGVDEIEAGDSRVSWRSPLAKALLTAKVGDTVTVLAPRGPEKLEIISVRYDDLR, from the coding sequence ATGACTGACGACGTCAAGAACTACATCTCGCCTGCCGGGTACCGTCAACTGCAGGAGGAGCTTGCGCGGCTGTGGAAGGTCGAGCGGCCGCCTGTCGTCACGACCGTGGCGTGGGCCGCAGGCAATGGCGATCGCTCCGAGAACGGCGACTACATCTACGGCAAGAAGCGACTAAGGGAGATCGATCGCCGCATTCGCTACCTGTCGAAGAGTCTCGATCGCGCCGTGGTGGTCGACAACTCGGGCAAGGCGCACGACCGCGTGCATTTCGGCGCGACAGTGACGTTCGAGTACGAGGAGACCGGCGAGCAACGCGAAGTCACCATCGTCGGCGTGGACGAGATCGAAGCCGGCGACAGTCGCGTGTCATGGCGATCACCTTTGGCCAAGGCACTGTTGACGGCCAAGGTCGGAGATACGGTGACGGTGCTCGCCCCGCGGGGGCCCGAGAAGCTCGAGATCATCTCGGTGCGCTACGACGACCTGCGTTAG